One segment of Setaria viridis chromosome 4, Setaria_viridis_v4.0, whole genome shotgun sequence DNA contains the following:
- the LOC117853799 gene encoding chlorophyll a-b binding protein 1B-21, chloroplastic — MVMASSSGLRSCSAVGVPSLLAPSSRSGRLPFCANATTSGRVTMSAEWMPGQPRPAHLDGSSPGDFGFDPLGLATVPENFERFKESEVYHCRWAMLAVPGILVPEALGLGNWVKAQEWAAVPGGQATYLGNPVPWGTLPTILVIEFVAIAFAEHQRTMEKDPEKKKYPGGAFDPLGFSKDPVKFEEYKLKEIKNGRLAMLAFVGFCVQQSAYPGTGPLENLATHLADPWHNNIGDIIIPRTIYP, encoded by the exons ATGGTGATGGCGTCGTCGAGCGGGCTCCGGAGCTGCAGCGCCGTGGGCGTGCCCAGCCTGCTGGCGCCGTCGTCCCGCTCCGGCCGGCTGCCGTTCTGCGCCAACGCCACCACCTCCGGCCGCGTCACCATGTCCGCCGAGTGGATGCCCGGCCAGCCCCGCCCCGCCCACCTCGACGGCTCCTCTCCTGG GGACTTCGGCTTCGACCCCCTGGGCCTCGCCACCGTTCCGGAGAACTTCGAGCGGTTCAAGGAGTCCGAGGTCTACCACTGCCGCTGGGCCATGCTCGCCGTG CCCGGGATCTTGGTGCCTGAGGCGCTGGGCCTTGGCAACTGGGTGAAGGCGCAGGAGTGGGCGGCCGTCCCCGGCGGGCAGGCCACATACCTGGGCAACCCGGTGCCGTGGGGCACGCTGCCCACCATCCTGGTGATCGAATTCGTGGCCATCGCCTTCGCCGAGCACCAGCGCACCATGGAGAAGGACCCCGAGAAGAAGAAGTACCCCGGCGGCGCCTTCGACCCGCTCGGCTTCTCCAAGGACCCCGTCAAGTTCGAGGAGTACAAGCTCAAGGAGATCAAGAACG GCCGGCTTGCGATGTTGGCGTTCGTGGGGTTCTGCGTGCAGCAGTCGGCGTACCCCGGCACCGGGCCGCTGGAGAACCTGGCTACCCACCTCGCCGACCCGTGGCACAACAACATCGGCGACATCATCATCCCCAGAACGATCTACCCTTGA